The Devosia sp. SD17-2 genome includes a region encoding these proteins:
- a CDS encoding DUF4394 domain-containing protein has translation MTVTGVDGLAGIDIRPADSMLYGVTLAGEVVTIDMASGAATVKSTLSEKLPSYEGAIVDFNPMADRLRLMGTDGTNHRVNVDDGAVTVDGSLAFQDGDMHVGETPAIVAAAYTNSIGKPEATKMFDIDATIVGLIQQVSPNDGTLGAIGMLGIEGGSTYAFDIQATEDLTNTAYLVVDNVLHTVDLETGAAEAWGPVEGVDGMISDIAILN, from the coding sequence ATGACGGTCACTGGTGTGGATGGCTTGGCCGGCATCGATATTCGCCCCGCAGACAGTATGCTCTATGGCGTTACGCTCGCCGGCGAGGTTGTCACCATCGACATGGCCAGCGGCGCTGCCACGGTCAAATCGACCCTCTCAGAGAAGCTCCCCAGCTATGAAGGGGCAATCGTCGACTTCAATCCCATGGCCGACCGCCTGCGCCTGATGGGCACCGATGGCACAAATCATCGCGTCAATGTCGATGATGGCGCAGTGACCGTCGACGGTTCCCTCGCCTTCCAGGATGGCGACATGCATGTCGGCGAAACACCGGCGATTGTTGCTGCGGCCTATACTAATTCGATCGGCAAGCCCGAGGCGACGAAGATGTTCGACATCGACGCCACCATTGTCGGTCTCATCCAGCAGGTGTCGCCCAATGACGGCACGCTGGGCGCCATCGGCATGCTCGGCATCGAGGGCGGCTCGACCTATGCCTTCGACATCCAGGCCACAGAAGACCTGACCAACACCGCCTATCTCGTGGTCGACAATGTGCTCCACACGGTTGATCTCGAAACCGGTGCCGCCGAGGCCTGGGGGCCAGTCGAGGGTGTGGACGGGATGATTTCGGACATCGCGATCCTCAACTGA
- a CDS encoding putative peptidoglycan glycosyltransferase FtsW: MFSRAEKTPLAEWWWSIDRELLGALILLLTAGMVLSFAASPPVAERIGLGQWHFVIRHAMFCLLALPVMLVTSLLTHRQARFAALGTLILMTLLLWATLRFGAEVKGARRWISIAGQSIQPSEFVKPAFAVIGAWLMSEYMIHRDVPGRMLATLVMAVIVSGLLLQPDVGQSILVVATWAVLLFLSGISWFIIAGLGVAAGLLLIGAYVFFPHVARRIDTFINPDGGGNTYQIDRALQSLLEGGWLGRGPGESLAKKLIPDAHADYVFSAAAGEYGILFCLALVGLIAFIVLRAMVSAERQSSLFARLAASTIAIQFAMQSGINLAVNLNLIPPKGMTLPFVSYGGTSMIAVAFGMGLMLALTRTKPEERMATGLPSYRSAVVAPAE, encoded by the coding sequence ATGTTTTCCAGAGCTGAAAAAACGCCGCTCGCAGAGTGGTGGTGGTCCATTGACCGCGAACTTCTCGGGGCGCTGATCCTTCTTCTGACCGCAGGCATGGTGCTCAGCTTCGCTGCCAGCCCGCCCGTGGCCGAGCGCATTGGCCTGGGGCAGTGGCACTTCGTCATCCGCCACGCGATGTTCTGCCTTCTGGCGCTGCCGGTGATGCTGGTGACCTCGCTGCTGACCCATCGTCAGGCGCGGTTTGCGGCGCTTGGTACGCTTATCCTCATGACGCTGCTGTTGTGGGCAACGCTGCGCTTTGGCGCAGAAGTGAAGGGCGCGCGTCGCTGGATTTCCATTGCCGGGCAGTCGATCCAGCCATCCGAATTCGTCAAGCCGGCCTTTGCCGTGATCGGTGCCTGGCTGATGTCGGAGTACATGATCCATCGCGATGTGCCTGGCCGGATGCTGGCGACCCTTGTCATGGCCGTGATCGTCAGCGGTCTTCTGCTGCAGCCGGACGTCGGGCAGTCGATCCTCGTGGTCGCTACCTGGGCGGTGCTGCTGTTCCTCTCGGGTATTTCCTGGTTCATCATTGCCGGGCTGGGCGTTGCAGCAGGCCTCCTGCTGATCGGGGCCTATGTGTTCTTCCCCCACGTGGCGCGCCGTATCGACACCTTCATCAACCCCGATGGCGGCGGTAACACCTATCAGATCGACCGCGCTCTGCAGTCGCTGCTCGAAGGCGGCTGGCTTGGTCGCGGGCCGGGCGAGTCCCTTGCCAAAAAGCTCATTCCCGACGCGCATGCCGACTATGTGTTCTCAGCCGCTGCTGGTGAATACGGCATTCTGTTCTGCCTCGCTCTCGTCGGGCTCATCGCCTTCATCGTGCTGCGCGCCATGGTTTCGGCCGAGCGTCAGTCGAGCCTTTTTGCACGCCTTGCCGCCTCCACCATTGCCATCCAGTTCGCCATGCAGTCGGGCATCAACCTGGCCGTGAACCTCAACCTCATCCCGCCCAAGGGCATGACGCTACCCTTCGTGTCCTATGGCGGCACCTCGATGATCGCCGTGGCCTTCGGCATGGGTCTTATGCTGGCTCTGACCCGCACCAAGCCGGAAGAGCGCATGGCCACCGGACTTCCTTCTTATCGCAGCGCCGTGGTAGCCCCCGCCGAATGA
- the murG gene encoding undecaprenyldiphospho-muramoylpentapeptide beta-N-acetylglucosaminyltransferase — protein sequence MKTFVLMAGGTGGHLFPAMALAQELVRRGHAVELMTDHRVDSYGQDFPARRIHIIPSATPSGKNPIQFAGAGIKIAGGIVTAFGILRAVRPDAVIGFGGYPTFPPFLAASLLSIPGILHEQNAVMGRANRALARFADVLALSFPQTRFAAEQRLEKIVTGNPVRDRVRKVIGTPYPPLDDKSVIRLVITGGSQGARVLSDLVPEAIALLSDALRQRLKILQQARPEDIDRVAESYRKSRTNVELASFVTDLPERIADAHLVIGRAGASTVNELCVIGRPAILIPLPGALDSDQKYNALYMEQGGGGWVAEQATLSPQSLATRITQLLADPDQLIRAAAAARALGQAGAVEKLADLAEGLAGKGTNEMDPTS from the coding sequence ATGAAAACCTTCGTACTTATGGCCGGTGGCACTGGCGGGCATTTGTTTCCCGCCATGGCCCTGGCACAGGAACTGGTCCGTCGTGGCCACGCCGTGGAACTGATGACCGACCATCGGGTCGACAGCTATGGCCAGGATTTTCCGGCCCGGCGCATCCACATCATCCCCTCGGCGACGCCCTCGGGCAAAAACCCGATCCAGTTCGCTGGCGCCGGCATCAAGATTGCCGGTGGCATTGTCACGGCCTTCGGCATCCTGCGCGCGGTGCGTCCCGACGCCGTCATTGGGTTTGGTGGTTATCCGACGTTCCCCCCGTTCCTTGCGGCGAGCCTGCTCTCCATTCCGGGCATCCTGCATGAGCAGAACGCTGTGATGGGGCGCGCCAACCGGGCCCTGGCCCGCTTTGCCGATGTTCTGGCGCTGAGCTTTCCGCAGACGCGCTTTGCCGCCGAACAGCGGCTCGAAAAGATCGTCACCGGCAATCCGGTGCGCGATCGCGTGCGCAAGGTCATCGGTACGCCCTATCCCCCGCTCGACGACAAATCTGTCATTCGGCTCGTCATCACCGGTGGCAGCCAGGGCGCGCGCGTCCTCTCTGACCTTGTGCCCGAAGCCATTGCGCTGCTGTCCGACGCGTTGCGCCAGCGCCTCAAGATCCTGCAGCAGGCGCGGCCGGAGGATATCGACCGGGTGGCCGAGAGCTATCGGAAGTCGCGCACCAATGTGGAGCTGGCCTCCTTTGTCACCGATCTGCCCGAGCGCATTGCCGATGCGCATCTCGTGATCGGGCGCGCCGGTGCGTCGACGGTCAACGAGCTCTGCGTGATCGGCCGGCCGGCCATTCTGATCCCGCTGCCGGGCGCGCTGGACTCCGACCAGAAGTACAATGCGCTCTATATGGAACAGGGCGGCGGCGGTTGGGTGGCCGAGCAGGCCACACTCTCACCGCAATCGCTTGCCACTCGGATCACGCAATTGTTAGCCGATCCCGATCAACTGATACGCGCTGCCGCCGCTGCCCGTGCCCTCGGGCAGGCTGGTGCGGTTGAAAAGCTGGCAGATCTGGCCGAAGGCCTTGCCGGCAAAGGTACGAACGAAATGGACCCCACATCATGA
- the murC gene encoding UDP-N-acetylmuramate--L-alanine ligase gives MKMPRNIGPVHFIGIGGIGMSGIAEILHNQGYIVQGSDASANPNVQRLRDMGIKVEIGQNGNNLGHAEVVVVSSAIKKDNPELVAARAKNLPIVRRAEMLAEIMRFKTAIAIGGTHGKTTTTTLVATLLDAGNLDPTVINGGIINAYGTNARLGAGEWMVVEADESDGTFVKLPADVAVVTNIDPEHLDHYGDFDGVKKAFHQFVENVPFYGFAVMCLDHPHVQALVGEVRDRRVITYGQNPQADVRLVDLENRGGVQHFAVEIRDRIRQTQLRIDGLELPMPGVHNALNATAAIAVADQLHVPAEAIRRGLKGFTGVKRRFTRTGTVGGVTVIDDYGHHPVEIAAALTAARQSTRRDVVAVVQPHRFSRVNDLFDDFAACFNDADTVIVAPIYAAGETQIPGVTHDELVNRIRARGHRDARVLDDPAALAKLLASRVEDGDYVVCLGAGNITQWAAALPGELGALMGKEVE, from the coding sequence ATGAAAATGCCCCGCAACATTGGCCCGGTCCACTTCATCGGCATCGGCGGCATCGGCATGAGTGGCATCGCCGAAATCCTGCATAACCAGGGCTATATCGTTCAGGGCTCCGACGCGTCCGCCAATCCCAATGTCCAGCGCCTGCGCGACATGGGCATCAAGGTCGAGATCGGCCAGAACGGCAACAATCTCGGGCATGCCGAAGTGGTGGTGGTGTCCTCCGCCATCAAGAAGGACAATCCCGAGCTGGTCGCTGCCCGCGCGAAAAATCTTCCGATCGTGCGCCGCGCCGAAATGCTGGCCGAGATCATGCGCTTCAAGACCGCCATCGCCATTGGCGGCACGCATGGCAAGACCACGACCACCACGCTGGTCGCGACACTGCTCGATGCGGGCAATCTCGACCCCACCGTCATCAACGGTGGCATCATCAATGCCTATGGCACCAACGCGCGCCTCGGGGCCGGCGAGTGGATGGTCGTCGAGGCCGACGAGAGCGACGGTACGTTCGTAAAACTGCCGGCCGACGTGGCTGTCGTCACCAATATCGATCCCGAGCATCTCGACCATTATGGTGATTTCGACGGGGTGAAGAAGGCGTTCCACCAGTTCGTCGAGAACGTGCCCTTCTACGGCTTTGCCGTGATGTGCCTCGACCATCCGCATGTGCAGGCGCTGGTCGGTGAAGTGCGCGACCGCCGCGTCATCACCTATGGCCAGAACCCGCAGGCTGACGTCCGTCTGGTCGATCTCGAGAACCGGGGCGGTGTCCAGCATTTTGCCGTCGAAATTCGCGACCGCATTCGCCAGACCCAGCTGCGCATCGATGGGCTGGAACTGCCCATGCCCGGCGTCCACAATGCGCTCAACGCCACGGCCGCCATTGCCGTCGCCGATCAACTGCACGTTCCGGCAGAAGCGATCCGCCGCGGCCTCAAGGGCTTTACCGGCGTCAAGCGCCGCTTCACCCGTACCGGCACCGTTGGGGGTGTCACCGTCATTGACGACTATGGTCATCACCCCGTCGAAATCGCGGCGGCCCTGACTGCCGCGCGGCAGTCGACGCGGCGCGATGTCGTGGCCGTGGTGCAGCCGCACCGCTTCTCGCGCGTCAATGATCTCTTTGACGACTTCGCCGCCTGCTTCAACGACGCGGACACGGTCATTGTCGCGCCGATCTATGCAGCCGGTGAGACGCAGATCCCGGGTGTCACCCATGACGAGCTGGTCAACCGCATCCGCGCGCGCGGTCACCGCGATGCGCGCGTGCTCGACGATCCGGCGGCGCTGGCCAAGCTGCTCGCCAGCCGCGTCGAGGATGGTGACTATGTCGTCTGCCTCGGCGCCGGCAATATCACCCAGTGGGCGGCAGCGCTCCCCGGTGAACTGGGTGCCCTGATGGGCAAGGAAGTCGAGTGA
- a CDS encoding D-alanine--D-alanine ligase — MTKHVAVLMGGLSNERPVSLSTGKGCAEALRRAGYRVTELDVGYDVAERLREIAPDVAFNALHGPFGEDGTIQGVLEFLRIPYTHSGVLASALAMDKHQAKIMFKAAGIPVTDHVIATRGEVGRAHIMPPPYVVKPIADGSSFGVIIVKADQSHPPQEILGEDWTGGEELMVERYIPGRELTCAVMGDVALPVTEIVTDLNFYNYEAKYAEGGSRHILPADIKPKIYDKVQKLSLAAHAALGCRGITRTDFRYNDAAGEDGELVCLEINTQPGMTPTSLAPEQAAHVGHSFEELVSWMVEDASCNR; from the coding sequence ATGACTAAGCACGTCGCCGTCCTCATGGGCGGGCTTTCCAACGAACGCCCCGTCTCCCTCAGCACCGGCAAAGGCTGCGCCGAAGCGCTGCGCCGCGCCGGCTATCGCGTCACCGAACTCGATGTCGGCTATGACGTCGCCGAGCGCCTGCGCGAGATCGCGCCCGATGTCGCGTTCAACGCGCTGCACGGTCCGTTCGGCGAGGATGGCACCATCCAGGGCGTGCTGGAATTCCTGCGCATCCCCTATACCCATTCGGGCGTGTTGGCGTCGGCCCTGGCCATGGACAAGCACCAGGCAAAAATCATGTTCAAGGCTGCCGGCATCCCGGTGACCGACCATGTGATTGCCACGCGCGGTGAAGTCGGTCGCGCCCACATCATGCCGCCCCCTTACGTGGTCAAGCCCATCGCCGATGGCTCGAGCTTTGGCGTCATTATCGTCAAGGCTGACCAGTCCCATCCGCCGCAGGAAATCCTTGGCGAGGATTGGACCGGCGGCGAAGAGCTGATGGTGGAGCGCTATATTCCGGGCCGCGAGCTCACCTGCGCGGTCATGGGTGACGTGGCTCTGCCCGTGACCGAGATCGTCACCGATCTCAACTTCTACAATTATGAGGCGAAATACGCCGAAGGTGGATCACGTCACATCCTGCCGGCAGATATTAAACCTAAAATTTACGACAAAGTGCAAAAACTGAGCCTTGCTGCACATGCAGCTCTCGGCTGCCGGGGCATTACGCGAACCGACTTTCGCTACAATGACGCGGCGGGTGAAGACGGCGAACTGGTTTGTCTCGAGATTAATACCCAGCCGGGCATGACGCCCACTTCGCTGGCGCCCGAGCAAGCTGCGCATGTGGGCCACAGTTTTGAAGAGCTGGTCTCCTGGATGGTGGAGGACGCGAGTTGCAACAGGTAA
- a CDS encoding FtsQ-type POTRA domain-containing protein — protein MQQVKSEVFLAGAQPIDPRALPVPVRRSRLVRVTSGLTRLRVLHGRAVRRGVVIGLAVAAAAGLFQIREPIGNLLAGAVTIAQGGFAEAGLAIGQISISGQTLTSEQAIFDALGIQPDMSTLAFDVEAARQRLAQLPAVSNVNVRKTYPGDVEVMISEKTPVARWRVDGITFVIDGQGEQIGEDGGAYGDLPLVIGDGAADDALVMIRALGNFPELQKDLIALSRIADRRWDMIYATGLRIQLPEHGVAQALRKLTNYQAQYQLLDRDITVIDLRVESVVAVRPAVNEDTEKS, from the coding sequence TTGCAACAGGTAAAAAGCGAGGTTTTTCTCGCTGGAGCGCAGCCAATAGATCCGCGCGCACTGCCTGTTCCCGTTCGCCGCTCGCGCCTCGTGCGGGTTACCAGCGGGCTGACACGCCTGCGCGTGCTTCATGGCCGGGCCGTTCGTCGTGGCGTGGTCATCGGCCTTGCCGTGGCTGCGGCTGCGGGCCTCTTCCAGATCCGCGAACCGATCGGCAATCTGCTTGCCGGTGCGGTGACAATCGCCCAGGGCGGCTTCGCCGAAGCGGGCCTTGCCATTGGTCAGATCTCCATCAGCGGCCAGACCCTGACGTCCGAGCAGGCGATCTTTGACGCCCTCGGCATCCAGCCGGATATGTCGACCCTCGCCTTTGACGTCGAGGCGGCGCGCCAGCGTCTTGCCCAGTTGCCAGCCGTCAGCAACGTCAATGTTCGGAAAACCTACCCCGGCGATGTCGAGGTGATGATCTCCGAAAAGACCCCGGTCGCGCGCTGGCGTGTCGATGGCATCACCTTTGTGATCGACGGGCAGGGCGAGCAGATCGGTGAAGACGGTGGCGCCTATGGCGACCTGCCACTGGTCATTGGCGACGGCGCGGCGGACGACGCGCTGGTGATGATCCGTGCGCTCGGCAATTTTCCCGAGCTGCAGAAAGACCTGATCGCGCTGTCGCGGATCGCCGATCGGCGGTGGGACATGATCTATGCCACGGGGCTGCGCATCCAGTTGCCCGAGCACGGCGTGGCACAGGCGCTGCGCAAGCTGACCAATTACCAGGCCCAGTATCAATTGCTTGACCGAGACATCACCGTGATCGACCTGCGGGTGGAGAGCGTCGTGGCGGTGCGTCCGGCCGTAAACGAAGACACTGAAAAATCATGA
- the ftsA gene encoding cell division protein FtsA — MMTDAMTSRLRPVQPGKTTLVAVLDIGSTKICCVIARLVPRAEGKSLRGRTHQAEVIGFGYGPSSGVKSGVVTDIEKAEHAIRTVVGMAERAAGLTLESVVVNVTAGRLGSETFSAAVSLDGQEVEKSDIYRVLKAVNSRSVRPERSIIHAMPIGYALDGQRGIRDPNGMVGEKLGVDVAVISAETLAMRNLELVLHRCHLQIEALVATPYASGLASLVDDEAQLGVACIDFGGATTTVSVFNDGHLVYADAIAIGGHHLTLDIARQLSVSVADAERLKALYGSVLPGQADERDMIPIQPVGSALDEAPGQVARSVLTRIMRPRIEEILTAIRDRMQATGMMDVCGRRFVLTGGASELTGLPEVARRTLARNVRNGRPMGIAGLPEIAKGAAFSTVAGMLIYPQVCAQEYAEPRNTRRLTGTDGYFARVGNWLRSSF; from the coding sequence ATGATGACCGACGCAATGACATCGCGGCTCCGCCCCGTCCAGCCGGGCAAGACCACCCTGGTGGCGGTGCTGGATATCGGATCGACCAAGATCTGCTGCGTCATTGCGCGTCTCGTTCCGCGCGCCGAGGGCAAGTCCCTGCGCGGCCGCACGCACCAGGCCGAGGTCATCGGCTTCGGCTATGGGCCGTCCTCGGGTGTGAAGAGCGGCGTCGTCACCGATATCGAGAAGGCCGAACACGCCATCCGTACCGTCGTGGGCATGGCCGAGCGCGCCGCCGGGCTGACGCTCGAGAGTGTCGTCGTCAATGTCACAGCCGGCCGCCTCGGCTCGGAAACCTTCTCTGCCGCCGTCTCGCTCGATGGTCAGGAAGTCGAGAAATCTGACATTTACCGCGTGCTGAAGGCGGTCAATTCGCGCTCGGTGCGTCCCGAGCGATCCATTATTCATGCGATGCCGATCGGTTACGCGCTGGATGGCCAGAGGGGCATTCGCGACCCCAATGGCATGGTCGGGGAAAAGCTCGGCGTCGACGTTGCCGTGATCTCCGCCGAGACGCTGGCGATGCGCAATCTCGAACTTGTGCTGCACCGCTGCCATCTGCAGATCGAAGCCCTCGTGGCCACTCCCTATGCCTCCGGCCTTGCCAGCCTCGTCGATGACGAAGCCCAGCTCGGTGTGGCCTGTATCGACTTTGGCGGCGCCACCACTACGGTTTCGGTCTTCAATGACGGGCACCTCGTCTATGCCGACGCCATCGCCATTGGCGGACACCACCTGACCCTCGATATTGCCCGCCAGCTCTCGGTCAGTGTCGCCGATGCCGAGCGCCTCAAGGCACTCTACGGTTCAGTGCTGCCCGGCCAGGCAGACGAGCGCGACATGATCCCGATCCAGCCGGTCGGCTCCGCGCTCGACGAAGCGCCGGGGCAGGTGGCCCGCTCGGTGCTCACCCGCATCATGCGGCCGCGCATTGAAGAGATTCTCACAGCCATCCGCGACCGCATGCAGGCGACCGGCATGATGGACGTCTGCGGACGCCGTTTCGTGCTCACCGGTGGCGCCAGTGAATTGACCGGCCTGCCCGAAGTGGCGCGCCGCACGCTGGCTCGCAACGTCCGCAACGGTCGCCCCATGGGCATCGCCGGCCTGCCCGAGATCGCCAAGGGCGCTGCCTTCTCCACGGTCGCAGGCATGCTCATCTATCCGCAGGTCTGTGCGCAGGAATATGCCGAGCCGCGCAACACCCGTCGCCTGACCGGCACGGACGGCTATTTTGCCCGCGTGGGCAACTGGCTGCGCTCGAGCTTCTGA
- the ftsZ gene encoding cell division protein FtsZ — protein sequence MTINLTIPDIQELKPRITVFGVGGGGGNAVNNMIESGLSGVDFVVANTDAQALALSKAQRIIQLGVGVTEGLGAGSHPEVGRAAAEESWDEINDHLSGSHMVFITCGMGGGTGTGAAPVVARAAREQGILTVGVVTKPFNFEGNRRTRLADDGIDELHRHVDTLIVIPNQNLFRVANEKTTFADAFAMADQVLFSGVACITDLMVKEGLINLDFADVRAVMRGMGKAMMGTGEASGEDRARHAAEAAIANPLLDDVSMQGARGLLISITGGPDLTLYEVDEAASRIREEVDVDCNIILGATYDPDLTGTIRVSVVATGTDAAMVQAMEPAKPHASRTPLSVRRHVPVEPTRSAAPAPQIAAPAMEIEEIGQQVEAAVAEAFAVERPHHSYAVSHQEDDGIVVEPYVPAAEMMQEPEEEPMVEEQPIPSVYVPSHAARPDGYRRMPRTEELPVVARQTQVAEERHDGEPRNARALFKRLASNVGLNLGQPQAQAQAEPRREPAPVVTDDAAARSAIEAGGARTSRVPPATEGARGNLDSQGRAPAAAPQKEHLEIPAFLRKHG from the coding sequence ATGACCATCAATCTCACTATCCCCGATATCCAGGAACTGAAGCCCCGCATCACCGTGTTCGGTGTTGGCGGTGGTGGCGGCAACGCCGTCAACAACATGATCGAATCGGGACTCAGCGGCGTCGATTTCGTGGTTGCCAATACCGACGCGCAGGCACTGGCCCTGTCGAAGGCACAGCGAATCATTCAGCTGGGCGTTGGCGTTACCGAAGGCCTTGGCGCTGGTTCGCACCCGGAAGTGGGTCGCGCGGCAGCCGAGGAAAGCTGGGACGAGATCAACGATCACCTCTCCGGTTCGCACATGGTTTTCATCACCTGCGGCATGGGTGGTGGTACCGGCACTGGCGCGGCGCCCGTGGTGGCCCGGGCTGCGCGCGAGCAGGGCATCCTGACCGTTGGTGTCGTCACCAAGCCGTTCAACTTCGAAGGCAATCGTCGTACGCGTCTGGCCGATGACGGTATTGATGAGCTGCATCGCCATGTCGATACGCTGATCGTCATCCCGAACCAGAACCTCTTCCGCGTTGCCAACGAGAAGACCACCTTTGCCGACGCTTTCGCGATGGCTGACCAGGTGCTGTTCTCCGGTGTTGCCTGCATCACCGATCTGATGGTCAAGGAAGGCCTGATCAACCTCGACTTCGCCGACGTGCGTGCCGTCATGCGCGGCATGGGCAAGGCGATGATGGGTACCGGCGAGGCTTCGGGCGAAGATCGTGCCCGCCACGCTGCCGAGGCTGCCATTGCCAACCCGCTGCTCGACGATGTGTCGATGCAGGGTGCACGTGGCCTCCTGATCTCCATCACCGGCGGTCCGGACCTGACCCTTTACGAAGTCGACGAAGCGGCCAGCCGCATCCGCGAAGAAGTGGACGTGGACTGCAATATCATTCTCGGCGCGACCTACGATCCGGACCTCACCGGCACGATCCGCGTCTCCGTCGTTGCTACCGGTACCGATGCTGCCATGGTCCAGGCCATGGAGCCCGCCAAGCCGCATGCTTCGCGCACTCCGCTGTCCGTGCGTCGCCACGTGCCGGTCGAGCCGACCCGTTCGGCCGCGCCTGCACCCCAGATCGCCGCTCCGGCCATGGAAATCGAGGAGATCGGCCAGCAGGTTGAAGCTGCCGTTGCCGAAGCCTTTGCCGTCGAACGTCCGCACCACTCCTATGCCGTTTCCCACCAGGAAGATGACGGCATTGTCGTCGAGCCCTATGTTCCCGCTGCTGAAATGATGCAGGAGCCGGAAGAAGAGCCGATGGTCGAAGAGCAGCCGATTCCCAGCGTCTACGTGCCGTCCCATGCTGCCCGTCCGGATGGATACCGCCGCATGCCGCGCACCGAAGAGCTTCCGGTTGTTGCACGCCAGACACAGGTCGCCGAGGAACGTCACGACGGTGAGCCGCGCAATGCGCGCGCCCTGTTCAAGCGTCTGGCTTCCAATGTCGGCCTCAATCTCGGTCAGCCCCAGGCACAGGCTCAGGCTGAGCCGCGCCGCGAGCCGGCGCCCGTGGTCACCGATGACGCCGCAGCCCGCAGCGCCATTGAGGCAGGCGGCGCAAGGACTTCCCGCGTTCCGCCCGCCACCGAAGGCGCCCGCGGCAATCTCGACAGCCAGGGCCGCGCCCCGGCAGCTGCTCCCCAGAAGGAGCACCTCGAGATCCCGGCCTTCCTGCGCAAGCATGGTTAA
- the lpxC gene encoding UDP-3-O-acyl-N-acetylglucosamine deacetylase gives MIKLSTRQRTLAGEVSFSGYGVHTAAPVTLSLGPAPVDSGFLIRRDMGEGRVTQPVAVHFSRVSRTTLCTTLDLGDSVSVATVEHVVSALSGMGVDNALITLDGPECPILDGSAHPFSTAIIGAGLEVQPAQRKFLKVMRAVTVRNNDAFAALEPYNGRAFDLEIDFDSRVIGRQRMIFDWTPRRYLEDVSRARTFGFARDAKILRQAGYALGSSLDNSITVDEDRILNPGGLRFEDEFVRHKLLDAIGDLSLGGLPIWGRFRSYKGGHALNAHVLAGLFSSEANYEIVNAEDLPLEIGAYDDLPEDLGVRPYLRSVR, from the coding sequence ATGATCAAACTATCCACGCGCCAGCGCACTCTTGCCGGCGAAGTGTCATTTTCGGGCTATGGGGTCCATACCGCTGCGCCGGTGACGCTGAGCCTCGGCCCGGCGCCTGTCGACAGCGGTTTTCTCATCCGTCGCGACATGGGCGAAGGCCGGGTCACGCAGCCTGTCGCCGTGCATTTTTCGCGCGTCAGCCGCACCACGCTTTGTACCACGCTCGACCTGGGCGACAGCGTCAGCGTGGCGACCGTCGAACACGTCGTCTCGGCGCTTTCCGGCATGGGTGTCGATAATGCGCTGATTACGCTCGACGGGCCCGAGTGCCCGATTCTTGACGGCAGCGCGCATCCGTTCTCGACGGCGATTATCGGCGCCGGCCTCGAAGTGCAGCCTGCCCAGCGCAAGTTCCTCAAGGTCATGCGCGCCGTCACCGTGCGCAACAACGACGCCTTTGCCGCGCTCGAGCCCTATAATGGGCGCGCCTTCGACCTCGAGATCGATTTTGATTCCCGCGTCATCGGCCGCCAGCGGATGATCTTTGACTGGACGCCGCGCCGGTATCTCGAAGATGTGTCCCGCGCGCGCACCTTCGGTTTTGCCCGCGACGCCAAGATCCTGCGCCAGGCCGGTTATGCCCTTGGCTCCAGCCTCGACAATTCCATCACTGTCGATGAGGACCGCATCCTCAATCCGGGCGGCCTGCGCTTCGAGGACGAATTCGTCCGCCACAAGCTGCTCGACGCCATTGGTGATCTGTCGCTCGGCGGCCTGCCGATCTGGGGTCGTTTCCGCTCCTACAAGGGTGGTCACGCGCTCAACGCACATGTTCTCGCCGGTCTCTTTTCGAGCGAAGCCAATTATGAGATAGTCAATGCGGAGGATCTTCCGCTGGAAATTGGCGCGTATGACGATCTGCCGGAAGATCTCGGCGTCCGTCCCTATCTGCGGTCGGTGCGCTGA